The DNA window GACGCCCGACCCGAACCGGTCGAGGTCGTGCTTCACCGCGTACGTGTGCATCATCTCGATGCTGCAGCAGGCGATACCGAACTGCAGCATGAACATCGAGGACCCGCGGACCCAGTTCATGAACTTGTCGAACTTCGTGAGGATGAACGGCGAGGAGCCGAACGCCTCCCGAAGCTTCGAGTTGAAGCGGTCGTCCGCACCCGTGATTCGGGCGTCCTGTGTCTCGTTCTGTACCCTACTGTTGTCCGTGACGAAAGGTCGGTTGTGTTCGCTACTCATGTTTGTCTCTCTGTCTTCCGACGGTTCGCAAGCGGGCTTTTGACCCACCTGATAGCGCCGTTGCGCCACGCCCAGACCAAGCCGACGACGAGGATGCCGATGAATACCAGCATCGGCAGCAACACCTGCGTCAAACTAGCACCCTGGGCCAACGCGGAGCGGTAGATGACCGTCCACGGAAATAGGAGAACGGTTTCGATGTCGAACACGAGGAACAGCAGCGCGACCATGTAGTACTGGATGTTGAACTGGACGCGCGCCGTACCCGTGGGTACCTCACCGCTCTCGTAGGTGGCGCTCTTCCCTTGTTCCGGCACTGTTGGACGCAGGAGCGCCGACACCGCCATCATCCCCAGCGGGATGCCGACGCCGACGAGGCCCAACGCACCGATTGCGATCCAATCACTCATACCGTAGTCTCCTGACGTTCGTGGGTTAGAAGGCTCCCCCTATAAGCGTTGATTTTGGCGCCTCTCGCGGTTTCGGGGGGCTCATATGGCCGAAGCCCTAAGGACGAACGGACTGCTTCTCGAACCGTCTCTCTGCGGCGGCTACCTCGACTCTCGGAACGCCTCGACGCCCGTGTCGTGGAGGTCCCGAGACACCGCGGCGACGCCCGACACCAACTCCTCGTGGTACTCGACGAGGCGTTCTTCGAGTTCCTCGTGCCGCCGAGCGAGTATCTGCGTCGCCGAGAGCGCCGCGTTGAACGACTTGCCCGCGTCCACGGCGACGATGGGCGCGCCCGTCGGCATCCCGATGACCGAATCGACGGACTTCTCCTGAACCGGCACGCCGACGACCGGAAGCGGGTACGCGATGGAGGCGGTCATGTTCGGCAGGTCCGCGGACTTCCCGCCCGCGCCGGCGATTATCACGTCGAGGCCCCTCTCGGCCGCCGTCTCGCCGTACGCGTACATGAGTTCGGGCGTCCGGTGCGCCGAGACGACGTACGTCTCGTACGTAAAGCGCGCCTCGGGCGCGTCGCGGAAGTCGGTCTGCTCTTCGAACCCGAGTTCGTCGAGGGCGTCGTGGGCCCTGGACATCACGTCGAGGTCCGAGTCCGACCCCATGATGATGCCCACCTCGGGCGTCGTCTCGGGGTCCACGTCCGCGTTCGCCTCCGCGCGGAGTCGGTCGATGAGGTCCTGTACGTCCACGTTGTCTGCGTCTGTGTCGTCGCTCATGGGTTCACTCGAAGGTCAGTCCGTCCCGCAGGTCGCGGGCGCGCGAGAGAAGGTCGGTCACGTCGGCGTCCGCCTCGCCGGTGAGGGTGAGGTGGCCCATCTTCCGGAGGGGGCGCACGTCGTCTTTCCCGTACCAGTGGAGCGACGCCGCCTCGGCCGAGAGGACGGACTCGACGTTGCCGAGGCGGGCCGCCCGCGTCTCCTCGACGGTGCCGAGGACGTTCGCCGAGACGGTGGGCGACCGGAGGGCGGTCGAGCCGAGGGGCCACCCGAGGACGGCCCG is part of the Halopelagius longus genome and encodes:
- a CDS encoding NADH-quinone oxidoreductase subunit A, which encodes MSDWIAIGALGLVGVGIPLGMMAVSALLRPTVPEQGKSATYESGEVPTGTARVQFNIQYYMVALLFLVFDIETVLLFPWTVIYRSALAQGASLTQVLLPMLVFIGILVVGLVWAWRNGAIRWVKSPLANRRKTERQT
- the purE gene encoding 5-(carboxyamino)imidazole ribonucleotide mutase; its protein translation is MSDDTDADNVDVQDLIDRLRAEANADVDPETTPEVGIIMGSDSDLDVMSRAHDALDELGFEEQTDFRDAPEARFTYETYVVSAHRTPELMYAYGETAAERGLDVIIAGAGGKSADLPNMTASIAYPLPVVGVPVQEKSVDSVIGMPTGAPIVAVDAGKSFNAALSATQILARRHEELEERLVEYHEELVSGVAAVSRDLHDTGVEAFRESR